Proteins encoded by one window of Blautia faecicola:
- the glnA gene encoding type I glutamate--ammonia ligase has protein sequence MENYSKSEILQMVEEEDVEFIRLQFTDMFGVLKNVAIPSSRLIKAMENRCTIDTASLDGFTGEEENDLYLKPDLSTFSILPWRPQQGKVARFLCDVCREDGTEIEDSPRSILKKVVKKAQEKGYTLRVNPECEFFLFHTDDNGMPTTLTHEKAGYLDTSPIDLGENTRRDIILTLEEMGYEIDSSHHEISPAQHEIDFTYENATETADKIMTFKMAVRTIAKRYGLHATFMPKPRAEVNGSGMHLNMRLMKDGKNVFKGEDGTLSAEGEAFLAGILHHIQGMTAVMNPLVNSYKRLVPGFEAPSEVTWSRTQRNALVHVRKERGGEVNLELRSPDSASNPYLVFALCLAAGMEGIENGMKTPEELTKDIRKLNEEEKNLLGIQMLPENLGEAIQAMGQDPLVFEVLGETYRKGYMKAKRKEWKDYLAQVSEWELNRYLYRV, from the coding sequence ATGGAGAATTATAGTAAATCGGAGATTCTGCAAATGGTGGAAGAAGAGGACGTCGAATTCATCCGCCTGCAGTTTACAGATATGTTTGGTGTATTAAAGAATGTGGCGATCCCGAGCAGCAGACTGATCAAAGCCATGGAGAACCGCTGTACCATTGATACCGCATCTCTGGATGGATTTACCGGGGAAGAAGAAAATGACCTGTATCTGAAACCGGATCTGAGTACTTTTTCGATTCTGCCGTGGAGACCCCAGCAGGGAAAAGTAGCACGTTTCCTCTGTGATGTGTGCAGAGAGGACGGAACAGAGATCGAGGACAGTCCGAGATCGATCCTGAAAAAAGTAGTAAAAAAAGCACAGGAAAAAGGATACACGCTGCGGGTGAATCCGGAATGTGAATTTTTCCTGTTCCACACCGATGATAACGGAATGCCGACAACGCTGACGCATGAAAAAGCCGGTTATCTTGATACCTCACCGATCGATCTTGGAGAAAATACGAGAAGAGATATCATTCTTACATTAGAAGAGATGGGATATGAGATCGATTCCTCCCATCATGAGATTTCCCCGGCACAGCATGAGATTGACTTTACTTATGAAAATGCAACGGAGACCGCAGACAAGATTATGACATTCAAGATGGCAGTCCGCACGATCGCAAAACGCTATGGTCTGCATGCAACCTTTATGCCGAAGCCGCGGGCGGAAGTCAACGGTTCCGGGATGCACCTGAATATGCGTCTGATGAAAGATGGAAAAAATGTATTTAAAGGAGAGGACGGAACATTAAGTGCGGAGGGCGAAGCATTTCTTGCCGGCATCCTGCATCACATCCAGGGCATGACCGCAGTGATGAATCCTCTGGTCAATTCCTACAAACGACTGGTTCCGGGATTTGAAGCACCATCGGAGGTCACCTGGTCGAGAACACAGAGAAATGCACTGGTACATGTGAGAAAAGAGCGCGGCGGAGAAGTCAATCTGGAACTTCGTAGTCCGGATTCCGCATCCAATCCGTATCTGGTATTTGCCCTGTGTCTGGCAGCCGGTATGGAAGGAATTGAAAATGGCATGAAAACTCCGGAAGAACTGACCAAAGACATCCGGAAGCTGAATGAAGAAGAAAAAAATCTTCTCGGCATTCAGATGCTGCCGGAAAATCTCGGCGAAGCGATCCAGGCGATGGGACAGGATCCGCTGGTTTTCGAGGTTCTCGGAGAAACATATCGGAAAGGGTATATGAAAGCCAAACGGAAAGAATGGAAAGATTATCTGGCACAGGTTTCCGAATGGGAACTGAACCGATATCTGTATCGCGTATAG
- the gatC gene encoding Asp-tRNA(Asn)/Glu-tRNA(Gln) amidotransferase subunit GatC produces the protein MSERKIDEATMDNVEILAKLALTPQERQKAMDEMEKILTYVEKLNELDTDQAEPLVHILPNVNVFREDEVTNGDGRKDSLANAPKAKEDQYIVPKTV, from the coding sequence ATGAGCGAGAGAAAAATAGATGAAGCAACCATGGATAACGTAGAGATTCTGGCAAAACTGGCACTGACGCCACAAGAGAGACAAAAAGCCATGGATGAGATGGAAAAAATACTGACCTATGTGGAAAAGTTAAATGAACTGGATACGGATCAGGCAGAACCACTGGTACACATCTTACCGAATGTCAATGTATTCCGGGAAGATGAAGTGACCAACGGGGATGGAAGAAAGGATTCACTGGCCAACGCACCAAAGGCCAAGGAAGACCAGTACATCGTACCAAAGACCGTATAG
- a CDS encoding LL-diaminopimelate aminotransferase, whose protein sequence is MPKLNENYLQLKDSYLFSEIAHRTAAYTEKHPDKPVIRLGIGDVTRPLCECAIKALHESVDEMGQAATFKGYGPEQGYAKTRDAIAAYYKRNGVDVDADAIFISDGAKSDTGNITELFGHDNVILIPDPVYPVYVDSNTMCGNKVTYISGNADNDFLPMPDHSQHVDVIYICSPNNPTGACYNYEQLKEWVDYALENEAVILYDSAYEAFISDPELPRSIYAIEGARKCAIEFCSLSKTAGFTGTRCGYTVVPKELVFTSSDGREMSLNTMWNRRQSTKYNGTSYIVQNAAAAIFSEEGIKECQENLNYYKKNAKVIADTLTELQIPFYGGIHSPYIWFECPNGMDSWTCFDYLLENIQVVGTPGAGFGENGKNYFRLTSFGTYESTVEAMNRFKKLFAK, encoded by the coding sequence ATGCCAAAATTAAATGAAAACTATCTGCAGTTGAAAGACAGCTATCTCTTCTCAGAGATCGCACACCGTACAGCAGCCTACACCGAGAAACATCCGGACAAACCGGTAATCCGTCTGGGTATCGGTGATGTTACCCGTCCATTGTGCGAATGCGCCATCAAAGCTCTTCATGAAAGTGTTGATGAGATGGGACAGGCAGCGACTTTCAAAGGTTACGGCCCGGAACAGGGATATGCCAAGACCAGAGATGCCATCGCCGCTTATTATAAAAGAAATGGTGTAGATGTGGATGCAGATGCGATCTTTATCTCTGACGGAGCCAAAAGCGATACCGGAAACATCACTGAGCTTTTCGGTCACGACAATGTGATCCTGATCCCGGATCCGGTCTACCCGGTATATGTGGATTCCAATACCATGTGCGGAAATAAAGTGACGTATATCAGCGGTAATGCAGATAACGATTTCCTTCCGATGCCGGACCACAGCCAGCATGTAGATGTCATCTACATCTGCTCCCCGAACAACCCTACCGGAGCATGCTATAACTATGAACAACTGAAAGAATGGGTAGACTACGCACTGGAAAACGAAGCCGTGATCCTGTACGATTCCGCATATGAAGCCTTCATCTCCGATCCGGAACTGCCAAGAAGCATCTATGCTATTGAAGGGGCCAGAAAATGCGCTATCGAGTTCTGCTCCCTGTCCAAAACCGCCGGTTTCACCGGAACCCGCTGCGGCTACACCGTAGTTCCGAAAGAACTGGTATTTACCTCCTCCGACGGAAGAGAAATGTCCCTGAACACAATGTGGAATCGCCGTCAGAGCACCAAATACAACGGAACCTCCTACATCGTACAGAACGCGGCAGCAGCTATATTCTCAGAAGAAGGAATCAAAGAATGCCAGGAAAACCTGAACTACTACAAAAAGAATGCCAAAGTCATCGCAGACACTCTGACAGAACTTCAGATCCCGTTCTACGGTGGTATCCACTCCCCATACATCTGGTTCGAGTGCCCGAACGGCATGGACTCCTGGACCTGCTTCGACTACTTACTTGAAAACATCCAGGTTGTAGGAACCCCGGGTGCCGGATTTGGCGAAAACGGCAAAAACTACTTCCGCCTGACATCCTTCGGAACCTACGAATCCACTGTAGAAGCCATGAACCGCTTTAAAAAACTCTTCGCGAAATAA
- a CDS encoding Na+/H+ antiporter NhaC family protein, with the protein MSGTIWALVPPIVAIALALWTKEVYLSLLIGILSGALLFTKFHILAATQTMIEVMNWKIGDNVNILLFLVFLGIIVALITKSGASQSYGDWASRKIKSQRGALFSTMLLGVVIFVDDYFNCLTVGTVMRPVTDKYKVSRAKLAYIIDATAAPVCIIAPISSWAAAVGSSLPDDCAIDGFSLFLRTIPFNLYAILTIIFMIILIGKNFDYGAMAKYHADLIGKKEETADGDEEIKIIGNGKVIDLILPIIVLIVLCISAMLYTGGILDGAGVATAFADCDSSLSLVLGSFFTLVFIFFFYLLRKIITFSQFCESFVQGFKAMTPAIMILSLAWTLSGICSADYLALGNFVGNVVSGNAVIGVLLPALFFAVAIGLSFSTGTSWGTFGIMIPIVTAVINTNNVSLLALNVAAVLAGAVCGDHISPISDTTILASAGAQCNHINHVSTQIPYAMTVAGCCLAGYLVGGFTGNGWLALIVGLVLELIVLAMLIKKCGKVNLE; encoded by the coding sequence ATGTCAGGAACAATCTGGGCCTTAGTCCCGCCCATCGTGGCGATCGCCCTGGCCTTATGGACCAAAGAAGTCTATTTATCACTACTCATCGGAATTCTGTCGGGAGCGCTGCTCTTTACAAAATTCCACATCCTTGCCGCCACCCAGACCATGATAGAAGTCATGAACTGGAAAATCGGTGACAACGTGAACATTCTGCTCTTCCTGGTATTCCTTGGAATCATCGTAGCCCTGATCACAAAATCAGGCGCTTCTCAATCCTATGGAGACTGGGCATCCAGAAAAATCAAATCCCAGAGAGGTGCACTGTTCTCAACCATGCTCCTCGGCGTAGTCATCTTTGTGGACGACTACTTCAACTGCCTGACCGTGGGAACTGTTATGCGCCCGGTCACAGACAAATACAAAGTAAGCCGCGCAAAACTGGCTTACATCATCGACGCCACAGCAGCACCGGTCTGTATCATCGCACCGATCTCAAGCTGGGCGGCAGCAGTAGGATCCTCCCTGCCGGATGACTGCGCAATCGACGGATTTTCCTTATTTTTAAGAACCATTCCGTTCAATCTGTATGCGATCCTGACCATCATTTTCATGATCATCCTGATCGGTAAGAATTTTGATTACGGTGCGATGGCAAAATACCATGCAGATCTGATAGGAAAAAAAGAAGAAACCGCGGACGGAGACGAAGAAATCAAAATTATTGGCAACGGAAAAGTCATCGACCTGATTCTGCCGATCATCGTACTGATCGTTCTTTGTATCAGCGCGATGCTGTATACCGGCGGTATCCTTGACGGAGCAGGAGTAGCCACAGCATTTGCAGACTGTGATTCCTCACTGAGTCTGGTACTGGGTTCCTTCTTTACCCTGGTATTTATCTTCTTCTTTTATCTGCTCCGTAAGATCATTACCTTCAGCCAGTTCTGCGAAAGCTTTGTACAGGGATTCAAAGCCATGACACCGGCAATCATGATCCTGTCACTGGCATGGACGCTGTCCGGTATCTGCTCCGCGGATTACCTGGCACTTGGAAACTTCGTAGGAAATGTGGTAAGCGGAAACGCTGTCATCGGTGTACTGCTTCCGGCACTGTTCTTCGCAGTAGCGATCGGACTTTCCTTCTCTACAGGAACATCCTGGGGAACTTTCGGTATCATGATCCCGATCGTAACAGCCGTGATCAATACCAACAACGTGTCCTTACTGGCACTGAACGTGGCAGCCGTACTGGCTGGTGCTGTATGCGGAGACCATATTTCTCCGATCTCAGATACCACCATCCTGGCATCCGCAGGTGCACAGTGTAACCATATTAATCATGTGTCCACACAGATTCCGTATGCTATGACGGTAGCAGGCTGCTGCCTGGCCGGATATCTGGTCGGCGGATTCACTGGAAACGGCTGGCTGGCTCTGATCGTAGGACTGGTGCTGGAACTGATCGTACTGGCAATGCTGATCAAAAAATGTGGAAAAGTAAATCTGGAGTAA
- a CDS encoding glutamate synthase subunit beta has product MGKATGFLEYERKNAAVEEPLKRIRHFNEFRTPLPLEEQQKQGARCMECGVPFCQNGAMLAGMASGCPLHNLVPETNDLVYSGNWKQAYERLSKTHSFPEFTSRVCPALCEAACTCNLNGKPVSTKENERAIIEHAYEMGWVQPQTPKIRTGKKVAVIGSGPSGLAAAQQLNRRGHSVTVFERHDRIGGLLRYGIPNMKLDKKILDRRIELMKAEGVEFKTGVDVGKDITAEELKKQFDRVILACGASNPRDINVPGRESGNIYFAVEYLSSVTKSLLDSGFADGKAISAKGKHVLVIGGGDTGNDCVGTAVRQGAKSVTQLEMMPKPSVERLPSNPWPEWPKVLKTDYGQEEAIAVFGQDPRIYKTTVKEFQKDKNGNVKKAVIVSLEPKKDEKSGRMMMVPVEGSEKVIDAQLVLIAAGFLGSQKYVTDAFKTDLNPRTNVLTKPDEYETSVPGVFTAGDMHRGQSLVVWAIREGREAAREVDKSLMGYTNL; this is encoded by the coding sequence ATGGGAAAAGCGACAGGATTTTTGGAATATGAAAGAAAAAACGCAGCAGTAGAGGAACCTTTGAAACGAATCCGTCATTTTAACGAATTCCGTACTCCACTGCCGTTAGAGGAACAGCAGAAACAGGGAGCGCGCTGTATGGAGTGCGGCGTTCCTTTCTGCCAGAACGGAGCCATGTTAGCTGGCATGGCTTCCGGCTGCCCGCTGCACAATCTGGTACCGGAGACGAATGATCTGGTATACAGTGGCAACTGGAAACAGGCATATGAGAGACTCTCGAAGACACACAGTTTTCCGGAATTTACCAGCCGTGTCTGCCCTGCACTCTGCGAGGCAGCCTGTACCTGTAATCTGAACGGAAAACCGGTATCTACAAAGGAAAATGAGCGCGCGATCATCGAACATGCTTACGAGATGGGCTGGGTACAGCCACAGACTCCGAAGATCCGTACCGGAAAGAAAGTGGCGGTAATAGGAAGTGGTCCTTCCGGACTGGCAGCTGCGCAGCAGTTAAACCGCAGAGGACACAGTGTGACCGTTTTCGAACGCCATGACCGGATCGGTGGACTGCTCCGTTATGGTATTCCTAACATGAAGCTGGATAAAAAGATTCTGGATCGCAGAATCGAGCTGATGAAAGCCGAAGGCGTGGAATTTAAGACCGGTGTGGATGTGGGAAAAGACATTACCGCAGAAGAACTGAAAAAACAGTTTGACCGGGTGATCCTGGCATGCGGAGCTTCCAACCCCAGGGATATCAATGTACCGGGAAGAGAGAGCGGCAATATTTACTTTGCAGTGGAATATCTTTCTTCTGTGACCAAGAGCCTGCTGGATTCAGGATTTGCAGATGGAAAGGCAATCTCTGCAAAAGGAAAACACGTGTTAGTCATCGGTGGTGGCGATACCGGTAACGACTGTGTGGGAACCGCTGTCCGCCAGGGAGCAAAATCCGTCACACAGCTGGAGATGATGCCAAAACCGTCCGTGGAGCGACTGCCATCCAACCCGTGGCCGGAGTGGCCGAAGGTACTGAAAACCGATTACGGTCAGGAAGAAGCTATCGCAGTCTTCGGTCAGGATCCGCGAATCTATAAAACAACGGTAAAAGAATTCCAGAAAGACAAAAACGGAAACGTGAAAAAAGCAGTGATTGTCAGCCTGGAGCCTAAAAAAGATGAAAAGAGCGGACGTATGATGATGGTTCCCGTTGAGGGAAGCGAGAAAGTTATAGATGCGCAGCTGGTACTGATCGCAGCCGGTTTCCTGGGAAGCCAGAAATACGTCACTGATGCCTTCAAGACCGATCTGAATCCGAGAACTAATGTTCTGACAAAACCGGACGAATACGAAACCAGCGTTCCGGGTGTTTTCACAGCCGGCGATATGCACCGCGGTCAGTCCCTGGTAGTCTGGGCAATCCGGGAAGGAAGAGAGGCAGCAAGAGAAGTGGATAAGTCTTTGATGGGTTATACAAACCTCTAA
- the gatA gene encoding Asp-tRNA(Asn)/Glu-tRNA(Gln) amidotransferase subunit GatA has protein sequence MEEILQMSALELSKQIRHGSVSVKEAVEACKKQIQKSESQVHAYVSMDEKILAHRIKEVEEGIKSGRYTGPLAGVPVAVKDNICTRGQKTTCSSKMLENFVPTYDAQAVKQLEDAGMVILGKTNMDEFAMGSTTETSAFGVTRNPWNPEHVPGGSSGGSCAAVAAGEAVMALGSDTGGSIRQPAAYCGVTGLKPSYGRVSRYGLIAYASSLDQIGPIGKNVKDCAALFEIIAGHDSKDSTSADVPVESYDSLVSGGLSGMRIGIPKEYLAEGCDEEVKKALADAVHTLSKNGAVVEFFSLGMVDYVIPAYYIIACAEASSNLERFDGVKYGYRTPDATELHEMYKKSRAEGFGEEVKRRILLGSFVLSAGYYDAYYMKALRAKGLIKKEFDKAFQKYDCILAPASPTTAPKIGTSLSDPLQMYLSDIYTVAVNLAGLPAVSLPCGMDSKGLPIGMQLIGDCFQEKKILRAAAAYEQLRGEFSKAWAKEEK, from the coding sequence ATGGAAGAAATCTTACAGATGTCTGCGCTGGAACTGTCAAAACAGATCCGGCACGGCTCCGTCAGTGTAAAAGAAGCAGTGGAAGCCTGCAAAAAACAGATACAAAAGTCAGAGTCCCAGGTACATGCCTATGTTTCCATGGATGAAAAGATTCTGGCTCATCGGATCAAAGAAGTAGAAGAAGGAATCAAAAGCGGCAGATACACCGGTCCGCTGGCAGGTGTACCGGTTGCCGTGAAAGATAATATCTGTACCAGAGGACAGAAAACCACCTGTTCTTCAAAAATGCTTGAAAACTTTGTGCCGACCTATGATGCACAGGCAGTGAAGCAGTTAGAAGATGCCGGAATGGTTATCCTCGGAAAAACCAATATGGATGAATTCGCCATGGGAAGTACGACAGAGACTTCCGCATTCGGCGTTACCAGAAATCCCTGGAATCCGGAGCATGTACCGGGTGGCTCTTCCGGCGGTTCCTGCGCAGCTGTGGCAGCGGGAGAAGCGGTGATGGCACTCGGTTCCGATACCGGTGGTTCCATCCGTCAGCCGGCAGCTTACTGTGGCGTGACCGGATTGAAACCGAGCTACGGAAGAGTATCCCGTTATGGACTGATCGCTTACGCATCCTCTCTGGATCAGATCGGACCGATTGGTAAAAATGTAAAAGACTGTGCAGCCCTTTTTGAGATCATCGCAGGACATGACAGCAAAGACAGCACCAGCGCCGATGTACCGGTGGAATCTTATGATAGCCTGGTATCCGGCGGATTAAGCGGTATGCGTATCGGTATTCCGAAAGAATATCTGGCAGAAGGTTGCGACGAAGAGGTGAAAAAGGCACTGGCAGATGCCGTTCATACCTTGAGTAAAAACGGTGCTGTAGTAGAATTCTTCTCCCTCGGAATGGTGGATTATGTAATTCCGGCATATTATATCATTGCCTGCGCGGAAGCAAGCTCCAACCTGGAGCGTTTCGACGGTGTAAAATACGGCTACCGTACCCCGGATGCGACAGAACTGCATGAAATGTACAAAAAGAGCCGTGCAGAAGGCTTCGGTGAGGAAGTAAAACGAAGAATCCTTCTGGGATCTTTCGTACTGAGCGCCGGTTACTACGACGCCTATTATATGAAAGCACTGCGCGCAAAGGGTCTGATCAAGAAGGAATTCGACAAAGCATTCCAGAAATATGATTGTATCCTGGCTCCGGCTTCTCCGACCACTGCCCCGAAGATCGGCACCAGTTTAAGTGATCCGCTGCAGATGTACCTGAGCGATATCTACACTGTGGCCGTGAACCTGGCTGGTCTTCCGGCCGTCAGCCTTCCGTGCGGTATGGACAGCAAGGGACTGCCGATCGGTATGCAGCTGATCGGTGACTGCTTCCAGGAAAAGAAGATACTCCGGGCAGCAGCCGCTTACGAACAGCTGCGGGGAGAATTTTCCAAAGCCTGGGCAAAGGAGGAAAAATAA
- a CDS encoding ANTAR domain-containing response regulator encodes MSVVVIVLPKLEDAKKIRKILMGHGFPQVFAYATASAALSEIREHESGMVISGYHLKDMYYTELADSLPPHFELVLLGSASTVSAADTGILSLTTPLKVYDLVNTAEMVLHQMERMAKKARKPKRRSEREENYIKNAKVLLMERNHLSEEEAHRYIQKSSMDNGTNMVETAQMILTLLFEEG; translated from the coding sequence ATGAGTGTGGTGGTAATCGTCTTACCAAAACTGGAAGACGCAAAGAAAATCCGTAAGATCCTGATGGGACATGGATTTCCTCAGGTATTTGCTTACGCTACCGCTTCCGCTGCTCTTTCGGAGATCAGGGAACATGAGTCGGGAATGGTGATCAGCGGGTATCATCTGAAAGATATGTATTATACGGAACTCGCGGACAGCCTTCCCCCTCACTTCGAACTGGTACTTCTGGGATCTGCCAGTACCGTCAGTGCGGCAGACACCGGAATCTTATCTCTTACCACACCGTTAAAGGTCTACGATCTGGTCAATACCGCAGAGATGGTACTGCACCAGATGGAACGGATGGCAAAGAAAGCCAGAAAACCGAAACGGCGCAGTGAACGGGAAGAAAATTATATAAAAAATGCGAAAGTACTTTTAATGGAACGTAATCATCTGAGTGAAGAGGAGGCTCATCGCTATATTCAAAAAAGCAGCATGGATAATGGAACCAACATGGTAGAGACAGCACAGATGATCCTGACCTTACTGTTTGAAGAAGGCTGA
- the gatB gene encoding Asp-tRNA(Asn)/Glu-tRNA(Gln) amidotransferase subunit GatB: MAKQYETVIGLEVHVELATATKIFCGCSTKFGAAPNTHTCPVCTGMPGSLPVLNKKVVEYALALGMAANCEINRYCRFDRKNYFYPDNPQNYQISQLYLPICHDGHLEITTENGKKTIRIHEMHMEEDAGKLIHDEWEDCSLVDYNRSGVPLIEIVSEPDMRTAEEVIAYLEKLRMICQYLGISDCKLQEGSMRADVNLSVREVGSDHMGTRTEMKNLNSFKAITHAIEGERERQIELLEEGKEVIQETRRWDDNKESSHAMRSKEDAKDYRYFPDPDLQPMQIPTEWMEQIRSRQPEFQEERAARYEEQYGLPAYDASILTQTKHMADMFEQTADLCGNPKKTANWLMGEGLRLLKEKGMEAEDMDFTPKHLADLIRAVEGGKINQANAKKVFAKILEDDVEPLAYMEKEGLLMVSDSGAIEGAVDQVLAENPKTVEEFHSGKEKVLGFLVGQVMKKMRGKADPGMVNELLRKKL, from the coding sequence ATGGCAAAACAGTATGAAACCGTGATCGGTCTGGAAGTTCACGTAGAACTTGCCACGGCAACGAAAATCTTTTGCGGATGCTCCACAAAGTTTGGTGCAGCACCAAATACCCATACCTGCCCGGTTTGTACCGGTATGCCAGGATCCCTCCCGGTATTGAACAAAAAAGTAGTGGAATATGCACTGGCACTTGGCATGGCAGCAAACTGTGAGATCAACCGGTACTGCCGGTTCGACCGGAAGAACTATTTCTACCCGGACAACCCGCAAAACTACCAGATTTCCCAGTTATACCTGCCGATCTGCCACGACGGACATCTCGAGATCACGACAGAAAACGGCAAGAAAACCATCCGGATCCACGAGATGCATATGGAAGAGGATGCCGGAAAGCTGATCCATGATGAATGGGAAGACTGCTCTCTGGTAGACTATAACCGAAGCGGTGTCCCGCTGATCGAGATCGTATCCGAGCCGGATATGCGTACCGCAGAAGAAGTTATCGCCTATCTGGAAAAACTGCGTATGATCTGTCAGTATCTTGGTATTTCCGACTGTAAACTGCAGGAAGGTTCCATGCGTGCCGACGTCAACCTCTCCGTAAGAGAAGTCGGAAGTGACCATATGGGAACCCGTACCGAGATGAAGAACCTGAACTCTTTCAAAGCGATCACACACGCGATCGAGGGCGAGAGAGAACGTCAGATCGAACTGCTGGAAGAAGGAAAAGAAGTCATTCAGGAGACCCGACGCTGGGACGACAACAAAGAATCCTCCCATGCCATGCGTTCCAAGGAAGATGCCAAAGATTACCGTTATTTCCCGGATCCGGATCTGCAGCCGATGCAGATCCCGACCGAATGGATGGAACAGATCCGAAGCCGTCAGCCGGAATTTCAGGAAGAACGCGCAGCCCGATACGAAGAACAGTATGGTCTTCCGGCATATGATGCCTCTATTCTGACGCAGACCAAACATATGGCAGATATGTTTGAACAGACCGCCGATCTGTGCGGAAATCCGAAAAAAACAGCCAACTGGCTGATGGGAGAGGGACTGCGCCTGCTGAAAGAAAAAGGAATGGAAGCCGAAGATATGGACTTTACCCCGAAACACCTGGCAGACCTGATCCGGGCGGTCGAAGGAGGAAAGATTAACCAGGCCAACGCCAAGAAAGTATTTGCGAAAATTCTCGAAGACGATGTGGAACCACTGGCATACATGGAAAAAGAAGGACTTCTGATGGTATCTGACAGCGGCGCCATCGAAGGAGCCGTTGACCAGGTACTTGCGGAGAATCCGAAGACCGTGGAAGAATTCCACAGTGGAAAAGAAAAAGTCCTTGGTTTCCTGGTTGGTCAGGTCATGAAAAAGATGCGTGGAAAAGCAGATCCGGGAATGGTCAACGAACTGCTTCGGAAGAAACTTTAA
- the aspS gene encoding aspartate--tRNA(Asn) ligase yields MEFITGLKQQEEAELEDLLKAEEGTTIILEGAVHSIRDMGEIAFVILRKREGLIQTVWEEGKTDLELSEIREGDYIHVTGQIKDEERAPHGKEVRLSTIRHLSHVSCPLPLPIDKWKLNTSLEAKLDRRSLSLRNIRERARFRIQEGIVRGFRDFLYEQGFTEIHTPKIGAKSAEGGANMFRLSYFHRPAVLQQSPQLYKQMMVGVFDRVFETGPVFRAEKHNTRRHLNEYTSLDFEMGYIHSFLDICAMETGFLQYTMNLLEKEYSKELKLLNITLPDVEKIPYVRFDEAKRLVSEKYNRKIRNPFDLEPEEEELIGKYFKEEYNADFVFVTHYPSKKRPFYAMDDPEDTRYTLSFDLLYHGLEITTGGQRIHDLNMLEEKIEAKGMTEEGLEQYLDAFRFGMPPHGGLGIGLERLTMQLLGEDNVREACLFPRDMSRLEP; encoded by the coding sequence ATGGAATTCATTACAGGATTAAAACAACAGGAAGAAGCAGAATTAGAAGATCTGCTGAAAGCAGAGGAAGGAACAACGATTATTCTGGAAGGGGCAGTGCACAGCATCCGTGATATGGGTGAAATCGCATTTGTGATTTTGAGAAAAAGGGAAGGACTGATCCAGACCGTATGGGAAGAAGGAAAGACAGATCTGGAACTTTCTGAGATCAGAGAGGGAGATTACATCCATGTGACCGGTCAGATCAAAGACGAAGAGCGTGCTCCCCATGGGAAAGAAGTACGGCTGTCCACCATCCGTCACCTGTCTCACGTATCCTGTCCATTGCCACTTCCCATTGACAAATGGAAATTAAACACTTCTCTGGAAGCAAAATTAGACCGTCGCTCCCTTTCTTTGAGAAATATCAGAGAACGGGCAAGATTCCGTATTCAGGAAGGAATCGTTCGAGGCTTCCGTGATTTCCTCTATGAGCAGGGATTTACCGAGATCCACACACCAAAGATCGGTGCGAAGAGTGCCGAGGGTGGCGCGAATATGTTCCGGCTTTCTTATTTTCATCGACCGGCTGTTCTGCAGCAGAGCCCGCAGTTATATAAACAGATGATGGTCGGTGTCTTCGACCGTGTCTTTGAAACCGGTCCGGTGTTTCGTGCAGAAAAACATAACACCAGAAGACATCTGAACGAATACACCAGTCTGGACTTTGAGATGGGATATATCCACAGTTTCCTTGATATCTGTGCGATGGAAACCGGCTTCCTGCAGTATACGATGAACCTGCTGGAAAAAGAGTACAGCAAAGAGTTGAAACTTCTGAACATCACACTGCCGGATGTGGAAAAGATCCCTTATGTCCGCTTTGATGAAGCGAAACGTCTGGTTTCCGAAAAATACAACAGAAAGATCAGAAACCCCTTCGACCTGGAACCGGAAGAAGAGGAACTGATTGGAAAATATTTTAAAGAAGAATACAATGCGGATTTTGTATTTGTCACACACTATCCGAGTAAAAAACGTCCGTTCTATGCGATGGATGATCCGGAAGATACCCGTTATACCTTAAGTTTTGACCTTCTGTATCATGGCCTTGAGATCACCACCGGCGGACAGCGTATCCACGATCTGAACATGCTGGAAGAAAAGATCGAGGCAAAAGGCATGACAGAGGAAGGACTGGAACAGTATCTGGATGCGTTTCGCTTCGGTATGCCGCCGCACGGTGGACTGGGTATCGGTCTGGAACGACTGACGATGCAGTTACTGGGAGAAGATAATGTAAGAGAAGCCTGCTTGTTCCCGAGAGATATGAGCAGACTGGAGCCGTAG